In Cydia amplana chromosome 13, ilCydAmpl1.1, whole genome shotgun sequence, a single genomic region encodes these proteins:
- the LOC134653595 gene encoding uncharacterized protein LOC134653595, with product MSCKMSPTVKVPIKENGKKRFYKPSIVESQNSFILHVTNQSEIKNKLEQYQKMHLSRGTTFQPLVIAVGPTSKDLKDFYVAVESVLYKVDQLLKAVDVCFKVIHVTNVQYPLECLSVWSFIQKYFYNLHNKKDKKISSVYCFISDLTD from the exons ATGTCTTGCAAGATGTCGCCTACCGTTAAAGTGCCAATCAaagaaaatggaaaaaaaagatTTTACAAACCCAGCATTGTGGAGTCGcagaattcatttattttacacgTTACG AACCAGAGTGAAATCAAAAATAAACTGGAGCAATACCAGAAAATGCATCTATCCAGAGGAACCACCTTCCAACCGCTGGTGATTGCCGTCGGACCAACGAGCAAGGACTTAAAGGATTTTTACGTAGCGGTTGAGTCAGTTCTCTACAAGGTAGATCAACTGCTAAAAGCTGTCGACGTGTGTTTCAAAGTAATTCACGTAACCAACGTTCAATACCCGCTAGAATGTTTAAGTGTATGGTCATttatccaaaaatatttttataacttgCACAACAAAAAGGACAAGAAAATTTCCTCTGTCTATTGCTTTATATCAGATCTGACTGACTAA